The following coding sequences lie in one Amblyraja radiata isolate CabotCenter1 chromosome 20, sAmbRad1.1.pri, whole genome shotgun sequence genomic window:
- the LOC116984856 gene encoding CD59 glycoprotein-like, whose product MRAMEHSILKCLLFISLCSAFGSALECYVCESKEDSLCTKQSCGNDQDACLNVTFHNNHFFRRCWTKRKCNNKDVQAGFNIESGLTLSCCSLNLCNSKSGVEPGPVVHIYLLGLLSAFTSLHLCWSQS is encoded by the exons ATGAGAGCCATGGAACACAGCATACTAAAGTGCCTCCTCTTCATATCACTCTGCTCGGCATTTG GATCTGCCCTGGAATGTTATGTGTGTGAATCTAAAGAAGACTCTCTGTGCACTAAGCAGTCATGTGGCAATGACCAGGACGCCTGCCTGAACGTCACCTTTCACA ACAATCATTTCTTCCGCCGCTGCTGGACCAAGCGAAAGTGTAACAACAAGGACGTGCAGGCGGGGTTCAATATCGAGTCGGGATTGACACTTAGCTGCTGCAGCTTGAACTTGTGCAACTCCAAGAGCGGTGTGGAGCCTGGACCAGTCGTACACATCTATCTGCTGGGTCTGCTCTCTGCTTTTACCAGTCTGCATCTGTGCTGGTCCCAAAGCTGA